A genome region from Frankineae bacterium MT45 includes the following:
- a CDS encoding Predicted DNA-binding transcriptional regulator YafY, contains an HTH and WYL domains has product MRADRLLAILLTLQGRGMVSARELADSLEVSTRTIYRDVDALSTAGVPVYCEQGRSGGVRLLDGYQAKVPALTPEESLSLFVLTSQRTHADLGLGDALASAMSKLLAAVPQGQRGEAERAGLRILADPRPWMKPDDEVPHLALVQRVVLNDLRLRITYKHGRSEQVSRYTLDPYGLVAKAGVWYLVADSRRAARLFRVSRILAAAAVNEPARRRSTVTLEQVWSDLSAAAEQVPTEVSAVVRVAPQALGRIRRITEKNLVAEAPVTDVPEKKGHVDVTLQFNHLWAARGMLLGFATDVEVLSPPELRVEMARSAAEVQRLYS; this is encoded by the coding sequence ATGAGAGCTGACCGGCTACTGGCGATCCTGCTGACGCTGCAGGGACGGGGAATGGTCTCGGCCCGCGAACTGGCCGACAGCCTGGAGGTCTCCACCCGCACCATCTACCGCGACGTCGACGCACTCAGTACGGCCGGCGTGCCGGTGTACTGCGAGCAGGGACGTTCAGGCGGTGTGCGCCTGCTGGACGGGTACCAGGCCAAGGTGCCCGCCCTCACGCCTGAAGAGTCCCTCTCGCTCTTCGTCCTCACCTCGCAGCGCACCCACGCCGACCTTGGCCTCGGTGACGCGCTGGCCAGCGCCATGTCGAAGCTGCTGGCCGCGGTGCCGCAGGGGCAGCGCGGCGAGGCCGAGCGGGCCGGGTTGCGCATCCTGGCCGACCCCCGTCCATGGATGAAGCCCGACGACGAGGTGCCCCACCTGGCCCTGGTGCAGCGGGTTGTCCTGAATGACCTCCGGCTGCGAATCACCTATAAACATGGGCGAAGTGAGCAGGTCAGCCGCTACACCCTCGATCCGTACGGGCTGGTGGCGAAGGCCGGCGTCTGGTACCTGGTGGCCGATTCGAGACGGGCGGCCCGGCTCTTCCGGGTGAGTCGCATCCTGGCCGCCGCCGCGGTGAACGAGCCGGCGCGACGTCGCAGCACGGTCACGCTCGAGCAGGTCTGGAGCGATCTCTCCGCCGCCGCCGAGCAGGTGCCGACCGAGGTCTCCGCGGTGGTGCGGGTGGCGCCCCAGGCCCTCGGACGCATCCGCCGCATCACCGAGAAGAACCTCGTGGCCGAGGCACCGGTGACGGACGTCCCGGAGAAGAAAGGGCATGTCGACGTCACCCTGCAGTTCAATCACCTCTGGGCCGCCCGCGGGATGCTCCTCGGCTTCGCCACCGACGTCGAGGTGCTGAGCCCGCCTGAGCTTCGGGTTGAGATGGCCCGCAGCGCGGCGGAGGTCCAGCGGCTGTACAGCTAG
- a CDS encoding TIGR03086 family protein codes for MTAQLTNFDPRLPYAQAVEQTELTVAGIRPDQFGLPTPCDEYDVRTLVGHMIGGMNRIAYVGQGGDCEDVEAQIYGVPDDQLLEEFRQARLRTVDVWSDEAVLERMAKVPWGVVPGRIALGGYVMEILTHGWDLAVATGQPSEGAPELAELALGIGHLAVPAEARQDPEMPFDTVVDVPEDAGAYARLAGWLGRKA; via the coding sequence ATGACCGCACAGCTCACGAACTTCGATCCCCGCCTCCCCTACGCCCAGGCCGTCGAGCAGACGGAGCTCACGGTGGCCGGCATCCGCCCGGACCAGTTCGGCCTGCCGACCCCGTGCGACGAGTACGACGTCCGCACCCTGGTCGGGCACATGATCGGCGGGATGAACCGCATCGCCTACGTCGGCCAGGGCGGCGACTGCGAGGACGTCGAGGCGCAGATCTACGGCGTTCCGGACGACCAACTGCTGGAGGAGTTCCGGCAGGCCCGACTGCGCACGGTCGACGTCTGGTCGGACGAGGCCGTGTTGGAGAGAATGGCCAAGGTTCCGTGGGGTGTCGTGCCGGGGCGCATCGCCCTCGGTGGCTACGTGATGGAGATTCTGACCCACGGGTGGGATCTGGCGGTGGCCACCGGCCAGCCCAGCGAGGGTGCACCGGAATTGGCCGAACTGGCGCTGGGGATCGGCCACCTGGCTGTGCCGGCCGAGGCCCGTCAGGACCCCGAGATGCCCTTCGACACCGTGGTCGACGTCCCCGAGGACGCCGGCGCCTACGCGCGGCTGGCTGGGTGGCTGGGTCGCAAGGCCTGA